Proteins encoded within one genomic window of Odocoileus virginianus isolate 20LAN1187 ecotype Illinois chromosome 2, Ovbor_1.2, whole genome shotgun sequence:
- the LCN8 gene encoding epididymal-specific lipocalin-8, which yields MVGFWWEAGVASRENLALKTPKRLEALFLTVSGETLTVTVAYNNSGSCQTEEIVSSEMNVLGKFVFPGRREIHVIDTDYEHYAILRVSLQWQNKEFYVFKYFTRSLGGKCEPGFLKFRELTTDMGLYLVGRHGELQALGWSLGEAAHDGGGWRPGTHPMCSPSRSPFPQGGADLGEPPSPRGCLEPRSPGLPGPPALGGHLQLLCPNKLYSQTHSPVFPGGQGVTGELVGSTNVQQLPWSLCRERQAELRPPVAWLLSATGGKPTPLSLLGRWLTPGGGVQSRTTRAAGVSGWLPTYQVGLDTCLPPLLMKPFTRGTERRYPRRRQQFRG from the exons ATGGTAGGATTCTGGTGGGAAGCTGGTGTGGCCTCCAGAGAAAACTTGGCACTAAAGACCCCGAAGAGGCTGGAGGCCTTGTTCCTGACCGTGAGTGGGGAGACGCTGACCGTGACGGTCGCCTACAACAA CTCAGGAAGTTGTCAGACTGAAGAAATAGTGAGCTCAGAAATGAATGTTTTGGGGAAATTTGTGTTTCCTG GCCGCCGGGAGATCCACGTGATAGACACGGACTATGAGCACTACGCCATCCTGCGCGTGTCCCTCCAGTGGCAGAACAAGGAGTTTTACGTGTTCAAGTATTTCA CTCGGAGCCTGGGCGGCAAGTGTGAGCCCGGGTTCCTGAAGTTCCGGGAGCTGACCACAGACATGGGGCTGTACCTGGTGGGCCGGCACGGTGAGCTCCAGGCCTTGGGGTGGTCTCTGGGCGAGGCGGCCCATGACGGCGGGGGGTGGCGGCCGGGCACGCATCCCATGTGCAGCCCCTCACGCTCTCCCTTCCCGCAGGGAG GAGCTGACCTAGGGGAGCCGCCGTCCCCAAGGGGATGCTTGGAGCCCCGCTCACCCGGCCTCCCTGGGCCGCCAGCCCTGGGAGGCCACCTGCAGCTGCTCTGTCCTAATAAACTCTACAGCCAAACCCATAGTCCCGTCtttcctggggggcagggggtgacgGGTGAGCTGGTGGGGTCAACAAACGTTCAGCAGCTGCCCTGGAGCCTCTGCCGTGAGCGGCAGGCTGAGCTGAGACC CCCTGTGGCCTGGCTACTGTCGGCCACCGGCGGGAAGCCCACCCCCTTGTCTCTGCTGGGCAGGTGGCTGACACCTGGAGGTGGGGTGCAGTCAAGGACCACGAGGGCAGCTGGGGTGTCGGGGTGGCTGCCCACCTACCAGGTGGGCCTGGACACGTGCCTTCCACCCCTGCTCATGAAGCCGTTCACCCGTGGGACGGAGAGACGCTACCCCCGCCGCAGGCAACAGTTCCGTGGGTGA
- the LCN15 gene encoding lipocalin-15 has translation MTPGAGGDTRAIVPNNEQRGAGFSGAETPSAAQAARWPGPTAGWAIKLPTGGWWTHRRGQGARTGMGATLLSCVLLLLWPSSARADVLVQPDFDANKFSGLWYVVSMVSDCKVFLGKKDHLLMSTRDIKASAGGNLSVHMEFPREDGCNQVDAEYLRVGSQGHFRVPALGYLDVRVVDTDYSSFAVVYIYKELEGALSAMVQLYSRTREASPQALEAFQDFYPTVGLSADMVAMLPKSDACSLGDRDAP, from the exons ATGACCCCTGGAGCCGGTGGGGACACTCGAGCGATTGTGCCAAACAATGAACAAAGAGGGGCTGGCTTTTCCGGAGCCGAGACGCCGTCCGCTGCCCAGGCGGCTCGCTGGCCCGGCCCCACTGCGGGCTGGGCTATAAAGCTGCCTACAGGGGGCTGGTGGACCCATCGCAGGGGCCAGGGGGCGCGGACGGGGATGGGGGCCACGCTGCTGAGCTGCGTCCTGCTGCTGCTCTGGCCATCCTCAGCTCGGGCTGACGTCCTGGTGCAGCCAGACTTTGATGCCAACAAG TTCTCAGGGCTCTGGTACGTGGTCTCCATGGTCTCTGACTGCAAGGTCTTCTTGGGCAAGAAGGACCACCTCCTGATGTCCACCAGGGACATCAAGGCCTCGGCGGGGGGCAACCTCAGCGTCCACATGGAGTTCCCCCG GGAGGACGGCTGTAACCAAGTGGATGCGGAGTACCTGAGAGTGGGTTCCCAGGGGCACTTCCGAGTCCCAG CCTTGGGCTACCTGGACGTGCGCGTGGTGGACACGGACTACAGCTCCTTCGCCGTGGTCTACATCTACAAGGAGCTGGAGGGCGCGCTCAGCGCCATGGTGCAGCTCTACA GCCGGACCCGAGAAGCGAGTCCCCAAGCCCTGGAGGCCTTCCAGGACTTCTACCCGACGGTGGGGCTGTCAGCGGACATGGTGGCCATGCTACCCAAGTCAG ATGCGTGTTCCCTGGGGGACAGGGACGCACCCTGA
- the LOC110134173 gene encoding epididymal-specific lipocalin-5-like: MRGNLLTVLLGLLVVLVAGKEDLGLQNFNLTQFSGMWYEIALASNLEHQSPSPGRKVGAVRVEHDGAQLSLTSVSDHMNLCVKEKNQAVKGDAPGKFKLPSDSGGKEVIVVATDYKTYAIMNITRHRGGKPSGELKLFTRTLDHNEKATEKFVETAVEQGLSASDVQLLTKDCECRARRPGGPLPRNHLPTSPPSLLHSDLCEPAVLGGESPSLPQGWGWVPRPPCHSWKRRLGSQGWGG, from the exons ATGAGGGGAAACTTGCTCACGGTCCTGTTGGGGCTGCTCGTGGTGCTGGTGGCTGGCAAGGAGGACTTGGGCCTCCAGAACTTCAACTTGACCCAG TTTTCAGGCATGTGGTATGAGATTGCCTTGGCCTCCAACCTGGAGCACCAGAGCCCGTCCCCAGGGCGGAAGGTGGGGGCCGTGAGAGTGGAACACGACGGGGCCCAGCTCAGCCTGACCTCCGTGTCTGACCA CATGAACCTGTGCGTGAAGGAGAAGAACCAGGCCGTGAAGGGGGACGCCCCTGGGAAGTTCAAGCTCCCTTCAGACTCTG GAGGCAAAGAGGTCATCGTGGTGGCCACGGACTACAAGACCTACGCCATCATGAACATCACCCGGCACAGAGGCGGGAAGCCCAGTGGCGAGCTAAAGCTCTTCA CCCGGACCCTGGATCACAATGAGAAGGCCACAGAAAAGTTTGTGGAGACGGCCGTGGAGCAGGGGCTGTCGGCCTCGGATGTGCAGCTGCTCACCAAGGACTGTGAGTGTCGGGCCAGGAGGCCGGGGGGCCCCCTTCCTAGGAACCATCTCCCCACTTCCCCACCATCTCTTCTCCATAGTGACCTGTGTGAACCTGCTGTTCTAGGTGGTGAGtccccttccctgccccaagGTTGGGGCTGggtccccaggcctccctgtcacagctggaagaggaggctggggtcccaggggtgggggggctga
- the LCN6 gene encoding epididymal-specific lipocalin-6, whose amino-acid sequence MSAVLLAALLAVASAPSARAVWLGRLDPQQLMGSWYVLAVASGEKDFALEKATKSVEGVEVMLTSQNTLKMRASRHSPEGCHLQGVELQRQNSGWVFRNPSLGVLEYRVLGTNFRDYAIVFTQLEAQEEAFSTVELYSRTALASQEALGRFAKWSRSLGFLPQQQAELQRDFTCAHKVFPAGSQLRSADAHGRAGRLGI is encoded by the exons ATGAGCGCTGTGCTGCTGGCCGCCCTGCTGGCTGTGGCATCGGCACCCAGCGCCCGGGCCGTGTGGCTGGGGAGGCTGGACCCTCAGCAG CTCATGGGGTCCTGGTATGTCCTCGCCGTGGCCTCGGGGGAGAAGGACTTCGCGCTGGAGAAGGCCACAAAGAGTGTCGAGGGGGTTGAGGTGATGCTGACGTCCCAGAACACCCTGAAAATGCGGGCTTCCCGGCACag CCCCGAGGG ATGCCACCTGCAGGGTGTGGAGCTGCAGAGACAAAATTCCGGATGGGTCTTCAGGAATCCCT CCCTGGGCGTGCTGGAGTACCGGGTGCTGGGCACCAACTTCAGGGACTACGCTATAGTGTTCACGcagctggaggcccaggaggaGGCCTTCAGCACAGTGGAGCTGTACA GCCGGACGGCCCTAGCCAGTCAGGAGGCTCTGGGCCGCTTTGCCAAGTGGAGCCGGAGCCTGGGCTTCCTGCCGCAGCAGCAGGCCGAACTGCAGAGGGACT TCACCTGCGCACACAAGGTCTTCCCG GCCGGCTCACAGCTGCGGTCGGCTGACGCCCACGGCAGGGCTGGCAGGCTGGGCATTTAA
- the LCN10 gene encoding epididymal-specific lipocalin-10 produces MELGWRQALLALLLGLGGGSRAQEQLPRESHNLNWSKFSGFWYILAVASDAQGMLPRGGQRKLGASVVQVQEVGQLKVVLTLNRSRGCQTHSLILRRDRKKAVFRNTLRGVEGFRVMVPDYSASVVYLRLGRAGRTTRTLLLISRQPTCSFLSMKKFVDACEALGLTSRVAMLPKDASCAHTILP; encoded by the exons ATGGAGCTGGGCTGGCGGCAGGCCCTGCTGGCCCTGCTGCTGGGGCTGGGCGGGGGCTCCCGGGCACAGGAGCAGCTCCCCCGAGAGTCCCATAACCTCAACTGGAGCAAG TTCTCGGGCTTCTGGTACATCCTGGCCGTCGCCTCCGATGCCCAAGGGATGCTGCCGCGCGGAGGCCAGAGGAAGCTGGGCGCATCCGTGGTGCAGGTTCAGGAGGTGGGCCAGCTGAAGGTGGTGCTCACCTTGAACCG GTCCCGGGGGTGCCAGACACACTCGCTAATCCTGCGGAGAGACAGGAAGAAGGCGGTGTTCAGGAACACCT TGAGGGGCGTGGAGGGCTTCCGCGTGATGGTCCCCGACTACAGCGCCAGCGTGGTCTACCTGCGCCTGGGCCGGGCCGGCCGGACCACCAGGACCCTGCTCCTCATCA gcaGACAGCCCACGTGCAGCTTCCTGAGCATGAAAAAGTTCGTCGACGCGTGTGAGGCCCTGGGGCTCACCAGCCGTGTGGCCATGCTCCCGAAAGACG cCTCCTGTGCGCACACCATCCTGCCGTGA